The genomic DNA CGCCCGCAGCCTCGATAAGGCGAGTTGCGAGAAGCCCGAACGACGCAGTAAATTGGAAGGTGCATTGGCCGCGGTAGCGGGTCGACACGTACAATATGAGTGCGTGTTGGTCGAGGCTCCGCCGACGCAGAAACCGGTTCGTCGGGCGCTGACCAGTGCCGACCGAGCCCGTCGCCAGCGCGAGGTAGAGAACGAGCCGATCATCATGAAAATGATGGAGTTGTTCGACGCGGAAGTCGTTAAGGTGATTCCTCCTAAGGAAGAGTAGACCGGCGGTCGCAGGTCGCGTAAAACCGAAGCGTCGGGAAAGTCGTCGGGGCTTACCTTCGGCGGTCGATCGGCATCGCGGCTGCCACGTCGCTGCGGTCCGATGTCGGGCGAGCAGTTGGCGCTACGGCGGCGGCAAGCGTCGCCAATCCGATTGCGGCAACGACTGGCATCTTTCGCGCCAACACATCCACGCTATTCCATCTCCTAATCCACGGGCAAAACCGATTTATGTTCAAGGGACTGTCAGACATCGCATCGTTGATGCAACAGGCACAGAAGTTGCCGGCCAAGATGGAAGAGCTTAATCGCCAGCTGCAGGCGGAGCGTGTGACCGGATCTGCCGGGGGCGGAATGGTCACGGTCGAGATGAACGGCACGGGCGAGGTGACGGCGGTCCGGATCGAACAGGAATTGATCGATCAGGGGGACCGCGAAATGATCGAGGACCTGTTGCCCGCGGCGATCAACGAAGCCAACGGAAAGGCCAAGGCGAAGCAAGCCGAATCGATGCAGGGGCTGACCGGCGGGATCAATCTGCCGGGCATGGAAGCTGCGTTGTCGAAGTTCACCGGCGGCGGTGGCGGGGCCAGCTGAGATGGCCGAACTGACGCATTCGGTAGCCGACATGATCGACCAGCTGGGGCGGCTGCCCGGGATCGGACGCAAGAGTGCCGAACGGCTCGCCTATCATTTGCTTCGCGTTCCCAAAACGGAGGCTCTGGCGCTGGCCGATTCGATCCGCAGCGTGCGTGAAAACGTTCGCTACTGCGAGCAGTGTTTTAACCTCTCCGAAGCGGCTCGCTGCCCGATCTGTACCGATCCCAACCGCGATACGACGCGGTTGTGCATCGTCGAACAGCCGCGCGACCTGATCTCGCTGGAGCAATCGGGGATGTACCGCGGGCTGTACCATGTGCTGCTTGGGCGGATTGCTCCGTTGGACGGGATTGGCCCCGATCAATTGACAATCGATCCGCTTGTCGATCGCGTCCGCCTGGGGAAGTTTACCGAGGTGATTATGGCGACGAATCCGACGGTCGAAGGGGATGGGACCAGCCTGTATATCTCCAACCTATTGCAGGAGTATCCGGTCGAAATTACTCGACTGGCGCGGGGGATCACCGCCGGTAGTGTGTTAGAATTCACGAACAAAGAGATCCTTGCCGACGCCTTAAATGGCCGGCAAAAGCTGTGACATTGACCGCGCGGCTACGGATGTTTTATGCCAGAATAGATGTTGAAGTCGGGCCGCTCTTGAATCGCCAGCGAAGGATTTGCCGAGCGCCCAGCCGTTGTGACACGTTTAACCCTGCCGCCCGCGTTCACGCGTTGGCCGACAACCTTAAATAAGATTATTCCGATGCGTATTTCAATGGGCTTTGAACAGCGTCAACAACAAGTTCAAAAGCTGGCCCCGCGGATGATCCAGTCGATGGAGATCTTGCAGTTGCCGTTGCTTGCGCTGCAGGAACGTGTCGAGCAGGAGATGAACGAAAACCCGTTGCTGGAGATCCAGGACGACGATCCCCAGATGCCCGACGATCCCGAGGAATCGTACGAGAATCCCGATGCGCCAAGCGAATCGGAACGGGAGCTTGTCGTCGACAACGATCACGACAATCAGGACGATTTCGAGCGCTTGTTGAACATGAAAAACGAGCTGCCCAATACGTTCGACGAACCGTTTCGCAAGTCGTCCAACCAGATGCAGGAAGATGGCGATCGGCGGCACGATCTGATGGCCAATGCGGAAGCCCACCCCGAATCGCTCAACGATTTTCTGCTCCACCAACTCGCCGAACTCGATATCGATACCGATGTCGAATTGATGGCCGAACGCATTATCAGCACCCTGGATGCCCGCGACGGCGGTTATCTGCGGACGCCGCTAAGCGATCTATTGCCATCGAACCATTCGCCCGAAGATCTCGAACTGGCGAAGCGTGCGTTGGCGGTGGTCCAGTCGCTCGAACCGACCGGCATCGCGGCTCGCGATCTCTCCGAATGCCTGCTGCTGCAACTCGCTCCCGACGTGCCGTATTACGAAGAGATGAAGACGCTGATCACCGGGCACTTGGAGGATATCGCCGGCAACCGCTTGCCCGCGATCCAACGCAAAACCGGCTATTCGCTCGACAAGATCCAAAAGGTCAAAGACGAACTCCATTCGCTTAACCCCAAGCCCGGGGCGGCGTTTATGGAAACCTACGTCCCCACCGTCACGCCCGATGTGATCGTCGAACAGGACGAGGATGGGCAGTACAAGGTGCGGCTGGACGATGACCGCGTTCCGACCCTTTTCATCAGCGAATATTATCGCCAGCGGTTGCAGGATCCGTCGGCGACCACCGAGGAGCGGGAGTACATCAAACAGAAGATCAACGGTGCGCAGTGGTTGATCGATTCGATCGAACAACGACGCAGCACGTTGACGAAAGTTTCTCAGGCGATCGTCGATCACCAGAAAGCGTTCCTCGATCTCGGTCCCGAAGCGATCGAACCGCTGAAGATGCAACAGATCGCCGATCGCGTCGGCGTGCACGTGACGACGGTCAGCCGGGCTGTCGACGATAAATGGATCCAGACCGCGCGTGGCATCCTGCCGCTGAAGCGGTTCTTCGTCGGCGGCACGCAAACCGAAGACGGCGACGACGTCGCGTGGGATACGATCCGCATCAAGCTGCAAGAAGTGATCGACAACGAGGACAAGAGCAAGCCGTTGAGCGACGAGGATATCGTCAAAGAGCTGAAGAAGCACGGCATGACGGTCGCTCGCCGAACGGTCACCAAGTACCGCAAGAAAATGGGAATCCCCAGCAGCCGCCAACGTCGCGATTGGATGCTGGAGAACAAGTAGCCGCAAGTCTGGCGGCCGACGATTCGCGAAACCTAGTCCTTCATTTGGAGACCAGCCCGATGTTCGCTCGAGTCTCGCGTTTTGTCCTCTTCCTGGCGGCGATCCTGGTCGCCGCTCCCCCCGCCATGGCCCAGTTGCTTCACACAGCGACGCCGCAGCAGTCGATTGGCGACAGCTACAGCGAACAGCTTGGCATCCGCTGGGGCCTCCGCGGTCCCGGCTGGTTTGTCAACGTTCCCAATGGCGTCGGAAATCCTGCGTTTGGCGGAGCCGATCCCAACGCGGGGCTGACCGGCGGATTTGCCGGCCGACGCGGAAACGTCTCCGGCAGCCTCGGCTTTCAGTGGTACCAGGGGAGCAATCGCTCGATGAGTACCGTCGCCCCGTCGCTGACGACGTTGGACGGTTATCCGGGCAGTATGTTCAGCGGCAGCGTGCGGCCATTTGTGACCAGCGTGACTCCGGCCGTCGGCAGCTTCACTCCGCCCAACGAAGGCATTCGCCAAGCGGGACTGCAGCGGCAACAAGCGACGCTCGATTCGATCGCCAGCCGAAAGGTCGAGATCCACAACGAGAAAGCGGATCAGTACTGGAGTCGTGCTCTTCGCGCCGAACAGCAGGGGAATCTAAAGATGGCGCGAGCTAATTATCGATTGGCTCTGCCGCATGCCAGCGGTTCGCTTCGCGCGGAGATCGTGCAACGCATGGCGGCTCGCGGTTGGACGCCTTGATCGCCGGCAGTGCGCTGCCCGGCGGGCGGTTTCCCGGCGTCGACTATCCGTGCGGCTCGGATTGTTCTTCCATCTCGCGGATGTAGGCACGCAAGCGTTCGAGTTCGTCGCGAGTTCCCTTCAGCTTCAGCATGTTTTCCACGCGTTTGAGCAGCTGGAACTTGTTGACCGGCTTGGTCAAGAAGTCGTCGGTTCCCGATTCGACAGCCCGTTCGATATCGCCCAGTTCGTTCAGCGCGGTCACCATCAGCACGATGATCTGCTGCGTCGCAGGGTTCTGCTTGATCTTTTTACAGACCTCAAACCCGCTCAACTGCGGCATCATCACATCCAACAGGATCAGGTCGGGCGAAAACGATTCGACCTTCGCCATGCAATCGGCGCCGTCGACTGCATGTTCGATCTCGCACTCCACGTTGGCCAGATAGGCATCCAACAGTTCGCGGTTGGCTTCGTTATCATCGGCGATCAGGATCCGATCCGCAGGCATGATGTTAACTCGTTAAATTTGGGCTGACTGACCAATGGATGCGCCGACCGAAACATCGGCCGGCGCGGAATCAAAACACTTGTTACGCGGTAGCCGAAGGAGCGGTTGCGTCGGCTGGCACGGGAAAGCCTTGGCACAGCTCGCTGACCTGGCCGCGAATCGATGCCAACGCCGCTTCGTCGTCGTGCGACTTCAGCGCCTGGATGATCCAGTTGCCGATCGTCCGCATCTGTTCGACTTTCATTCCGCGAGTGGTCAACGCCGGGGTGCCGATGCGAATTCCCGAGGGGTCCATCGGTTTGCGGGTGTCGAACGGAATCATGTTCATGTTGACGGTGATCCCACATTTTTCCAACGCCGCTTCGGCCAGCTTGCCGCCGATTCCGAAAGCTGTGACGTCGACCAAGCACAAGTGGTTGTCGGTGCCGCCGCTGACAAGCGTCAGGCCGCCGGCGATCAATGTCTCGGCCAGGACCTTCGCGTTGTCGACGACTTGTTGGCCGTAGGCACGGAAATCGCCCGATGCGGCTTCCGAGAAACAGACAGCCTTGGCGGCGACGATGTGCATCAACGGGCCCCCTTGGATGCCGGGGAAAACGCTGCGGTTGATGTCTTTGAGATCGTCCTGTTTGCAGAGGATCAATCCGCTGCGTGGGCCGCGCAGAGTCTTGTGCGTCGTGGTGGTGACATAGTCAGCCACGGGGACCGGGTTGTTGTGGATCTTGGCGGCGACCAGACCGGCGTAATGCGCCATGTCGACCATCAATTTGGCGCCGACTTCGTTGGCGATTTCAGCAAACTTGTCGTGCGGAATTTCGCGAGGGTAGGCGCTTGCACCGGCGACGATCATCTTCGGCTTCAGCTCGCGAGCCATCTTGGCGATCTGATCGAAGTCTAAGCGATGGTGTTCGCGGTCGACGCCGTAGCTGTGGAAATCGTACAGCTTGCCGCTGATGTTCAACTTCATGCCGTGCGTCAGGTGACCGCCTTGAGCCAGATCCAAACCGAGGACCTTGTCGCCCGGTTCCAAAACCGTCATGTAGACAGCCGTATTGGCTTGCGATCCGCTGTGCGGTTGCACGTTGGCCGCTTCGGCGCCAAACAGATCGGTCGCCCGTTTGATCGCTGCGCGTTCGACGACATCGGCATATTCGCATCCGCCGTAATAGCGACGTCCTGGATACCCTTCGGCGTATTTGTTTGTCAGCACGCTGCCAGCCGCTTCCATGACCGCGCGGCTGGTGTAGTTCTCGCTGGCGATCATTTCCAAACCATCGCGTTGACGTTCGGCTTCGTTCGCGATGGCTTGCCAGATTTCAGGGTCTTGTTGTTCCAGGATATTCATGCGATTGGATGCTGGTCGTGTTAAAGAAGTCGAGAAGTTGGACCGCCAATTGTCGGTTGATTGCAGCGAATCGTCAATCCGCGTCTCGACAATCGGCGGTGTTCCCGCGTCCACCTCAATCGCCCGACCAGAGGCCGGCCAGGCCTCTGATCTTCCCGCGGCGATGTGGACTATAAAACGCCGTATTTTTCGTATGCTTCGATCGCACCCATTCCCTCTTTGATCGCGTCGCGGGTGACGTTTTCGGCGTGGACTTTGTCCCAAGCTGCCGCCAGGATCTCGTCGCTTTTCGCCTGCGGAACGATCACGACGCCATCTTCGTCGGCGACCACGATATCGCCGCTACAAATCGTCACACCCCCAACTTCCACGGGTTCGTCGATCGAGTTCACCCGTTGGCGATGGCAACTGTCGTAAACGCATCGCGCCGCTGCGAAGACGGGGAACTCCATCGCCCGCATCTTTTGCACGTCGCGGACCGCACCGTCGACGATCACGCCGGCACAGCCGCGGTTCGACGCAGCTGTCGACAGCAATTCGCCCCAGATTCCCGAACGGGTCGAACCGCCAGCCGCCGAGATCACGACGTCGTCGGTTTGGCAGCTATCGACCAACTTCAGTTCCAGTTCGTACGGCGAAGGATCTTCGCTAAAAATGTCTTCCCAGGTGCTGGTTCGGCAGCGGCCGATCATCACGCCGGTTGTGGTCTGTGGTGGCAGCGACAACTGGATGCTTTGATTTCGTAGGCCAAACTGGTCGCAGGCGTCGGCGACAACGGCGCTATACAGTGTCTCTCGCAATTGAGCAAAGGTGCGTTCCATGAGTTGATTCCATTTCAAGAAGGTGGGATGTCTGTAGCGTCTCGTTGACACTGCCCGCTCAATTAGTCGGGGCGATGTCACAACAGGAGCTAATGGTGGGACCTCGGTCGCGTCGCCGAACGGCACGGCGGGACTGTGGAGCAAGTCGCCGATGATACCACATCCAATATAATTGACCATCGCAGCGCAGCCGGTGCAGCGTCGCCGCCCGAAAAGGCTAACGCTTCGATCGCGGCAGCCCATTGAAGCGGAACCGACTCAGTTGCAGCTTCAACTGGTCCTGGTTGCCGATCTCTTGGATGGTTCTTTGGCCGTCGCGGCGGTTGGATGCCGATTGAAGCTCCAGCCGAAATCCACTTGTCAGCTGGCTCTGCTGCAGCACCGCCAAGGCGACGCCCGCCTGGAATCTCGCCTGCGGATAGATCGGCACCGACAGGCAATCGATCGACCAGCGATCCAGGTTCACCTGACGCGTCGACGAACCGGCGGCGATCGGTACGGCATGCTGCTGCAACGAAGCGGGCAACTGATCGACCGAGCGCTCGTCGATCAGCAACCGCACGCGGCTGTTGTGCGGCGCGTACAAACCCCAAGCCAACCAGTGGTCGTAGAATCCAAACGGCTCCAACAGCGGCGCCGCGCTGACCGCCGCCAGCATCACAACCGCCAACGGCTGCAAGTGGCTCCGCGGCTCCGCCCGCGAAACCTTCTCCTCCTCAGCAGTGTTCCTCGCATTGACGCCTTCCACACTCCCAACCTTCCAGAACAGCAAGCCGACCAAAGTCGCTGAGACTAGGTTCCAGATCAGCACGCCCGGTTGATGGTTTAGTCCCAGCGGTCCCAACAGCACAAACAGGATCAGATGCATCGCGATCGCCGCCAGCACAGCCGCTCCGCGGGTGCGAGCGAAGACGAGAGCCACGGCGATCGCCAGCTCGCCGATCGGGAAACTTAGCGTCGCCGCGACCAACAGCGTATCGGGCCAGCCCTCGATTGATTGCCACGCCATGCCGACCAGTCCGCCCAGGAAATCGCGTCCGATGGTGTAGACAAATTGATAGTCGAGTTTGCTGATCCCCGAGAACAGGTAGATGCTCACCACCAGGATCCGCATCATCCGCATCGCAACCGCCGCGCGGCAGCAGGCCATCGCAATCAACATCCAGAAAATTTGGTAAGCCCAGGGCTGCAAGCGATGTTGGTCACCGACAAACAGGAACGCCAGCGAGATCGCAGCGGTCGACAAAGCGATCGTTTGCAGCCGAACCGAACGCAGCGTCAACGCCGCGAGGCCGGCGATTAACATCACTGCCGCAGCGATCGGATCGACCGCTGGTGGCAGGTCGATTGCAATCCTCAACAAGGGGATCTGTGGAAACGGTTCGGGCGAAAACCACAACCGCCACGTAGCCGCAACCAGCACCATCAGACTGACACAAACGGCGCGGCGGACCCAATCGATTCGATGACTCACAAAAACCTAACGTCTCAAACGGGGGCCACAAGAAAATTGGCTCGAACCAAACGGCGATTCGCTTACCGTACTAAAAGGAATTCGGGCAACATGCAGATCGCCCACAAAGCGTCTTGAAGACTGGCTTCGCTTGGTTGCGGGCCGATCGCTTCGGCAAACAAGCTCGCCTCGCCCTCGGTCGGCTGACGCGACAACGCCGCCAGGAACAGCGACCGCACCAAAGCATCGGTCGGCTGTGGCGGCTGCTGCAAAATGCGACGCGCTCCGGCGGCAAAGCTCTCCGCCAACGCGGCGTCGTTGGCCAGATCGATTGCTTCGAGCGTCGTTAATCGATCCGGACGCATCGATACGATCTGTTCTCGCATCGGCCGCCCCAGCGATTTCATCAACGCTGTGTTCTTCATCAACGAAGCCCGAACCGGCGGCAGATCGCCATCTCCCAGAGCGACACGCGCCAACAGCATGCGTCCCTCCGCCTGGATCAGGCTTGTCCATGACGCCACGGCGGGAACAACTTCCGCCGGCTGCCATCGAGTCGGCAGATCGGTAAGTTGCCCCTTGGCTTCTTTGGGCAACGCGTTGCTGAATTGCCAAGAGTCGTCCGATTTCAGCCGCTTCACCGCGCCATCGTCGAGCGTGATTTGAGCCTGGAAATAGAGCCCGGCCGGGTTGGGAGACGAACCCGCATTTTTGGCGATCACCAACAGCGTGTTCTCACCCTTGGTCAGATGCTTCGCCAACGGAACCGTTTGCGGTCGCGTCCAGTTGTCTCCGGCGGCGACGCGGCGTCCGTTGATGAACAGCCGGAATTCGTTGTCGCAGGTGATCATCGCTCCGCCAGCGGCGACGCCGGCGGGCAAGTTGATCGTTTTACGCAGCGCCACCTCGGCCCCTGCCGCGGGCGGTTGGACCTCCGACACGCCCCAGATCCAATCCCCTTCCATGGCGATCGATTCGATCGCGTCCTTCTCGAGATTGCTCCGCACCACGGGAGCGTCAAACTTTTCTGGCCCGCTGCCGGTCAGTTGCCAGATCGCGTCGAGGAATTGTTCCGCCGTCATCCGCCGGGCTCGCGGGCCACGGTAGACGTAGGTCTCCGACGATTCGGGCTGAGCAACCGTTTCCGTTTGCGATTGATAAGCCCGGCTGGTCGCGATCCGTTTTAATGTCGCTTTTAGATCAAAACCGTTGGCGATGAAATCGCTGGCCAGATAGTCTAACAAGTCGATGTTCCAGGGCTCGTTCTGCATCGCGTCCAACGGATGCACGATCCCCCGCCCCATCATCCGGTACCACAAGCGGTTGACGATCGTGCGAGCGAAGCGACCGTTTTCGGGATCGGTCATCAGGTCGGCAAGTTGCTTCAGTCGTTCGTCTCGCGGTGCTGCGGGATCGATCTGACCAAGCTCTGGGAACATCCAAGCCGCTTCGGCCATCTGCCCCGTCGGCTTGTCGCAGCGGTGCAGTTCCAGCGGCCGCGAAGCGTAGATCGCCGCCAGCCCGTACGCATCGCGCAGCGTCCATCGATCGATGAAGCTGTCGTGGCACGAAGCGCACTTCATGTTGATCCCAAGAAACGATTGCGACAGGCTTTGGGCGAACTGGATTTCGAGCGTCTGCCCGGCGCTCACCTCGCCTCGCCATTTGATGCCGTCGATATACCCGCGGCTCTCCGCCGTCGGAGGTGCGATCAATTCGCGAGCCATCTGATCGAACGGCTTGTTCGCCAGCAACGCGTCGTACAGCCAACCGCTGACCTGTTTGCGACCGCCGGTGATGAACCCGGTACCGCTGTAGTCGTTGCGCAGTAGATCGTTAAAGAATGACAGCCAATGTTCGGCGTAAGCGAACCGATCGGCCAGCAGTTCGTCGATCAAACGCTCTCGTTTGTCGGGATCCTGGTCGGCTAGAAATTCCTGTAACCGCTGCGGCGTCGGCAGCAGACCTGTCAGATCCAGATGGATTCTGCGAGCGAAAGTTGCATCGTCGATCGCCGCCGGGCGGGGCAGATCGTTATCGACAAGATAGGCGTCCAGAATGCGATCGATCGGATGATCTCGGCCATGGACCGTCGCAGGCAGCTGCGGCATGCGAGGCTTCAGCGGCGGTTCGTAGCTGTTGATCGCAAACGTCAGCTCTGCGTCCCACGGCAAACCAGCGGCGATCCAACGCCGCAGCATCGCCACTTCGCTCGCCGACAACCGGGCCCGATCCGACGGCGGCATCTGCGCGTCGGGATCGTCGGACGTAATCAATTGGATCAGGTGCGAAGCGTCGGGAGAATCGAGATCGATGATCTGCGATTCGATCAGGTCGCCGCGGGTGTTGATCGAAAAGTCGCCTTCCCGCTCCCGTCCGCCGTGACAGGTGACACAATGCCGCTTCAGAATAGGAGCGACATCGTGGGGAAAGTCGATCTTGGCATCGTCAGCTTGTCCGCCGCCGGGCAATGCCACGACCAGCAGCACGCAGACGGAAAACCGATGGGGAACAAAGCGTCGACGAAACGTCATGCGATTCATTTCCAAAGAGATCCCGTTTGCGCGGCGTTGGAGAAATTAGCGTCACGAATACAAGTAGTGTACTCGAGCCCGCTTAGCTCTGTTGCTGCTTGATCTTTTCCAGCAAGCGGCCGGGGCTGCCCATCGCGTGGTATCCACCATCGATGTGCAAGATCTCGCCGGTGATGCCTTGGCTGGCCGGGCTCAGCAAAAACGCACCCGTCTTGCCGACTTCGCCGTGCGTGAT from Rosistilla oblonga includes the following:
- the rpoN gene encoding RNA polymerase factor sigma-54 — protein: MRISMGFEQRQQQVQKLAPRMIQSMEILQLPLLALQERVEQEMNENPLLEIQDDDPQMPDDPEESYENPDAPSESERELVVDNDHDNQDDFERLLNMKNELPNTFDEPFRKSSNQMQEDGDRRHDLMANAEAHPESLNDFLLHQLAELDIDTDVELMAERIISTLDARDGGYLRTPLSDLLPSNHSPEDLELAKRALAVVQSLEPTGIAARDLSECLLLQLAPDVPYYEEMKTLITGHLEDIAGNRLPAIQRKTGYSLDKIQKVKDELHSLNPKPGAAFMETYVPTVTPDVIVEQDEDGQYKVRLDDDRVPTLFISEYYRQRLQDPSATTEEREYIKQKINGAQWLIDSIEQRRSTLTKVSQAIVDHQKAFLDLGPEAIEPLKMQQIADRVGVHVTTVSRAVDDKWIQTARGILPLKRFFVGGTQTEDGDDVAWDTIRIKLQEVIDNEDKSKPLSDEDIVKELKKHGMTVARRTVTKYRKKMGIPSSRQRRDWMLENK
- the glyA gene encoding serine hydroxymethyltransferase is translated as MNILEQQDPEIWQAIANEAERQRDGLEMIASENYTSRAVMEAAGSVLTNKYAEGYPGRRYYGGCEYADVVERAAIKRATDLFGAEAANVQPHSGSQANTAVYMTVLEPGDKVLGLDLAQGGHLTHGMKLNISGKLYDFHSYGVDREHHRLDFDQIAKMARELKPKMIVAGASAYPREIPHDKFAEIANEVGAKLMVDMAHYAGLVAAKIHNNPVPVADYVTTTTHKTLRGPRSGLILCKQDDLKDINRSVFPGIQGGPLMHIVAAKAVCFSEAASGDFRAYGQQVVDNAKVLAETLIAGGLTLVSGGTDNHLCLVDVTAFGIGGKLAEAALEKCGITVNMNMIPFDTRKPMDPSGIRIGTPALTTRGMKVEQMRTIGNWIIQALKSHDDEAALASIRGQVSELCQGFPVPADATAPSATA
- a CDS encoding DUF1549 domain-containing protein, whose translation is MTFRRRFVPHRFSVCVLLVVALPGGGQADDAKIDFPHDVAPILKRHCVTCHGGREREGDFSINTRGDLIESQIIDLDSPDASHLIQLITSDDPDAQMPPSDRARLSASEVAMLRRWIAAGLPWDAELTFAINSYEPPLKPRMPQLPATVHGRDHPIDRILDAYLVDNDLPRPAAIDDATFARRIHLDLTGLLPTPQRLQEFLADQDPDKRERLIDELLADRFAYAEHWLSFFNDLLRNDYSGTGFITGGRKQVSGWLYDALLANKPFDQMARELIAPPTAESRGYIDGIKWRGEVSAGQTLEIQFAQSLSQSFLGINMKCASCHDSFIDRWTLRDAYGLAAIYASRPLELHRCDKPTGQMAEAAWMFPELGQIDPAAPRDERLKQLADLMTDPENGRFARTIVNRLWYRMMGRGIVHPLDAMQNEPWNIDLLDYLASDFIANGFDLKATLKRIATSRAYQSQTETVAQPESSETYVYRGPRARRMTAEQFLDAIWQLTGSGPEKFDAPVVRSNLEKDAIESIAMEGDWIWGVSEVQPPAAGAEVALRKTINLPAGVAAGGAMITCDNEFRLFINGRRVAAGDNWTRPQTVPLAKHLTKGENTLLVIAKNAGSSPNPAGLYFQAQITLDDGAVKRLKSDDSWQFSNALPKEAKGQLTDLPTRWQPAEVVPAVASWTSLIQAEGRMLLARVALGDGDLPPVRASLMKNTALMKSLGRPMREQIVSMRPDRLTTLEAIDLANDAALAESFAAGARRILQQPPQPTDALVRSLFLAALSRQPTEGEASLFAEAIGPQPSEASLQDALWAICMLPEFLLVR
- a CDS encoding response regulator; amino-acid sequence: MPADRILIADDNEANRELLDAYLANVECEIEHAVDGADCMAKVESFSPDLILLDVMMPQLSGFEVCKKIKQNPATQQIIVLMVTALNELGDIERAVESGTDDFLTKPVNKFQLLKRVENMLKLKGTRDELERLRAYIREMEEQSEPHG
- a CDS encoding YbaB/EbfC family nucleoid-associated protein produces the protein MFKGLSDIASLMQQAQKLPAKMEELNRQLQAERVTGSAGGGMVTVEMNGTGEVTAVRIEQELIDQGDREMIEDLLPAAINEANGKAKAKQAESMQGLTGGINLPGMEAALSKFTGGGGGAS
- a CDS encoding RraA family protein, which gives rise to MERTFAQLRETLYSAVVADACDQFGLRNQSIQLSLPPQTTTGVMIGRCRTSTWEDIFSEDPSPYELELKLVDSCQTDDVVISAAGGSTRSGIWGELLSTAASNRGCAGVIVDGAVRDVQKMRAMEFPVFAAARCVYDSCHRQRVNSIDEPVEVGGVTICSGDIVVADEDGVVIVPQAKSDEILAAAWDKVHAENVTRDAIKEGMGAIEAYEKYGVL
- the recR gene encoding recombination mediator RecR, with translation MAELTHSVADMIDQLGRLPGIGRKSAERLAYHLLRVPKTEALALADSIRSVRENVRYCEQCFNLSEAARCPICTDPNRDTTRLCIVEQPRDLISLEQSGMYRGLYHVLLGRIAPLDGIGPDQLTIDPLVDRVRLGKFTEVIMATNPTVEGDGTSLYISNLLQEYPVEITRLARGITAGSVLEFTNKEILADALNGRQKL